AGGAGAAAACTCTTTGGACAGGCAGTGAAGAAGATGACGATGATGATATTCCTACCGAACCTTATCCAAATGAGAAGAGTGACACTTATATAGATAAGTTATTTGAGTTTGAAGAGACACCCAAGTATAGAACACTCTCAGAGCTACTGAAAGATGAAGATGAGCCAGAAGAGTTGTCTCCTGGTAAAAAGGCACGAAAACTTGCAGTTGAGAATGCCCTAAAGAAGTTGAAAAAAGGGCCTGATGGAAGGTACTTAAATGTTTGGGAGGTGATGAGTGACATAGATATTCTCATAGGTGCATTTGAAAATATTGTTTCGGGCCCAGAATATGCTGAACTTAGGCAGGGAGGTCCAAAACAACTTAATATGCAGTTTTTTAAGGATATTCAAGCAAAAATGAGGGATCCCAACTACAAGTTCACTCCAGAACTCAAGTTGAAGCCAAAGAGCAAACTAGTCCGCAGGAAGAAGTGGCAAAAGGCACAATCTAGACGGCGGAAAGATCAAAAGCGGTAATTGTTGTTTTAATTCCAACTTTGCTTTATAATACTCGTAGTTTTTGTCTCCCTACCTAGTCATATATGCCAATGATCATTTTGTAAAGGTATACTTTTGCGTGTAATGTGTACTGTTATTCGTCTGTGCCACAGCTAATTAATCCAAGTAAAAATCAGTTTTGTACTTGTTTTCGCTTATAAAGACTAGTCTGCTTGCTGTTTGTTTTGAGAGTGTTatggggtggggttgggggtgATAAAGGTGCAATAACACTCCAAAGAACATGTACATAATGAATAGGTAAATTGCTTGAACTTTTGATTCTGCAAGCAGCCTTTTTatttgctttaataattaactaGATGACATGGTACTTTGGTTTGGGATTGCTCGTGTCTTTACGTACTACATACTCAATTATAACACATAACTGCACTATTAGCTATATCATATACTCAATTGTAACACATAACTGCACTATTAGACTATTAGTATCTGATAGCTGCATTATTAGCAGTATTACACTGGTGGTTTCTCCTCACGTATCTTTTGAATTAGAACTGTTTTTTAGCTGGTAAATAATATCTCCGTCTAGTCTCTGGCTTCTTGTACTGCCCCTCAAAAAGACAAGGCAAGATGGATATGTCATATGTATGTATAGCTTAGTAGTGATTATACATACGGGCATATGCATCATGCGTCTTGTTATTATTGTTAAGGATTGCATGCACACTCTGAGGATTAGTTCTGAGCCATTCACCATAAGGATTTTGGTTGAACTGGGAACCCAATAGGTTTTCTACCATCAAAGGTGAGGGATTCTGCTGTTGATACCCGTAACCTGCTGGATAGTTCTGGAATCTCTGAAACCTACCTGAGTCAAAAGAACCACCAACATCATACTTTTGATGACGATGGTCATGATATccatgatgatgatgatcatgATCATGATCATGAATGCCCATCATGGAGATCATTGAACCAATGTCATTTTCATAGTTTCCATCTCCATTAATTCTGGGATCCAAATAGAAGTTTGGTCTCTCTGCCTCTTCCAGCTCCATGTCCATGTCTTGGTCAAACCCCCAATCACTGCCGAACGATCCTCCGCCATTAAGGTACATCAGTTGGTCCACTGAAATTGCTCTCCTTGAGTTGTTGCTTTGGTTATGAACTGGGTTCTTGTTCTTAGTTTTACCTAGAGACATTAGTTCCTGATTCAAGTCTGGTTGCTGGGACTTTGGAAACCAGAGCTCTGCATGTTTGCCTGACCTTGCCAATTTCTTGATCAATGTATCCGAGTCTGCAACTCCTATAACTACGGCTCTCTGCTGTTCTGCATCTATGTGTACTGCATAAACCCCTGATTCCAAAATCGGAGACGTGTTATTAGAACAAAATGGCAAACTTATTTACAAGTACTAACAGCCAAGTAGTGAGACTATTGCTAAACACACTGCAAAAGTATTATTACCAGAATGCACCACTGCTAAAAGTTTCTACACAAATAATTACTGTTTTTTGGAAAGGAATTATGGAGTTCTTTTACAAGGGTTCGACAGGGTTAAGGAATGCTTTTGGTTTCAGAGTACTTCAGAGTTCTAAAGCTCATGGTGTTGCTTTAGTTCCAAAGTTCAGACAGAAATTTAGGAAAAACAAGCTACGAAATGTTTTGCATTTTGTCACAACAGAAAACCAAGGGAAAGGATGTAAATGACATTATTAACATGTTAATTGAAAAGGGAAGATGGTGCAGTAGAAAACCTTCAATCTTTTTCAGAATTTTCTTAACTTTTCGACGACAACCATGGCAGTCCACATTCACCTTCAGAACCACAGTCTGTAGACAGAGAGAAGGATTAAGACAATAAGTAAACCAGTTACACAGACAAACTCGAAATTAAACAAACAGGAAGAAGAAAAACCTCCATGTTCAGGGATTGGCTTTGATCAGATTTCATTATGAAGAACTCAAGACTTATCTTTTGCTGTTGAATGTAAAAGAAAACCCTTTTTTCTTAGCTGTGTTTTTCTGTTTGGAACTCTTGAAAATTCTGAGTCTTTGGCAACATGCATAAATAGTGCATttcaggagagagaaagtctcgagagagagagagaggtcAGAGTAGTTCAGGCAAAGACACAGAGACAGACATGCTTCTGAATTTAAGAGTACACCATTTCCTCGTGTAGGTCAAATCAGTCATACATCCATTGTTCCTGATATGGTTTTGTTTTGGCTTCACGAGATATTCCAACTCAACCCAAGTACTGGTCTCTGCCCAAAAGATATGCTAATGATTTGAATCATTTCTTTTTTGCTATTTGTAGCTACTCCTGATGATGTTCTTTTTTGGTAATTAACATGCATGCTAATTCCACCGTTTACATTACTTGTTGATTTGGAGTCACAGATTAACGATTCTTTTGCGTAACCCATAAGACGTAAAACCCTTTCCGGCACCCCTTATAAGACTGTTGCTGTGTTGTAAGGGATAACACATTAACACGAGCATGGATAGGCCATAGTGCTGAATTCGCGCACCTAATAGTTGATACGGAATGCAATTTTTAAAGAGAGTAACACGAAGTACTAATTACAAAAGGGAAGGGGAGATTCGAACCTATGAGTTATCGTGTACAGACCATCAGTCTTAACAAGTCGATCAAAACCTCATTGGTATAAAAGTATTGTCAAATGCACCATTATCATTATTGCACAAGATGCAATGGAGGGGGTGCAACACTTGTCAATTCAACACCTTATCTTTCAGGGAATCCTGACCGAAACAAAGAGCTTTTAGCTCTTTAACTTGGTTAATTATTCAGAGATTCCTGAATTTTGTACAAATGTGTATAGTTGAGTTCAAGTCTTGTGAAACTTCCATTTTTGGCTTGCAATGCAAACTCAACAACATGCCCACTCATACCTATTAGGGAAAAGGGTTTCTTCCTACAAAAGCACTCTGTTTAAAAGTGTAGTTTGCAACTTGTGAAGAAATGAGCAGAACATCCACGAGCCTATAAACACATCCACCTTTTGGGATTACTCGGATTAGACACATTTACCAGAATAACCAATCATTATCGATGAACACTATTAATTTTTTCTTGCCTTATTtaatcaagaaaacataattagtatttttcttagtAAAATACTTAAAGTAGCTACCATCAAAATTTAGCAATCGTTGTcgtatacggagtactccataATAAACATAAACCACCCCTTTTAAAAAGATAACAGATGGTTTGATATTCCAACACCAACACAGCAACACGTCTCAAATAAAAGGTATATTCCATACTCTTTATTTTTAATATGTCAACCATTATTGTTGTGAACTGCGATATGGAGTACGAATTAGAACAAATACTCCATTAACAACATGATGAAGGGTGGTGAACAATTATTCTTGTTTGGGGAATTGTCACAGTTTACTACACTGCATGGACGTGGACGCCACGCTTTTGGGCATGTATTAtgtataaattcaatcatataaCAACCATATTTTATAACTTAATCATGTCATTTCAAAGATATAAGATTCTGCAATAGTCTCCGATAAATTTGTAAAGTGGAAGAAGTATAAGATTTTATCAATAATAAGCTACaacttttcaattttctttttttttaaaaaaaaaaactaaaattttgcTTCCCACTTTGTTACAAACAGAATCAAACGCTTGCTTATTACGAGATCGAATATGACATTGGCTCGATTAATATATCTTATTTTAGGCATAGCTAGAGTAATTAGAAGACATAATGCGACACGAGCAAAATAATTTTGCCGCATCAAATAGTACTTGTGTGATAGAGGTATAGCCGTATACGAAGTATTCAATTTATTTCGAAATAATAGGAACACTTTGACtggacactattcacaaatttcaagttgactatcatttgtgatttaggtgtaaggaaaaatatagtcgtgtggggtcttgtttgaATCGTATCGATATGTACTTTcgaaatatcaaatttttataatttttacgaatATAAAATAAGATATATTAATGTCCAAATACTTACATTGACAAGCGTGAAAAGGTAAACTGTCTTGTTATTTTGAAACGGAGTGAGTATACTTAAAAGATTATCACATACGgatacggagtactccctccgtccgttccttaatactcgacccgtTTTGagtttttgcactattcacataatttacttttccctattttatttctagtatatgaaaacaaatgttagtatataatatattattggcttCATTTTAAtacatattttcaaaatattaatatttttataagtttttataatatataggtAAAAAAATTGGTGGTTAAAATTGTGTATTGACAAACATGTCCGATCAAAACAGGtcgaatattaagggacggagggagtactaaaaaTTTGCCGGTTTCTTTCACAATCACGACTCATACAGTAATCTGTAGTGGCAAGCAACTCGCCGCTCTGAAATCTTTGAAATGGACATCGAAATTTACTTTATCCCTACTTTTATCTCTCTTTTTGTCCAATCCTTGTGGCTTTTGTAGTTTGGTACTGCACCAAATTTACAGTTGCACCAAGATGTTGCCATTgtttttttcaactttataGCAAAATTTAACTTTGGTGCACTTTTTGCGAATTAAGCTAAATAATGGAAATTCACCTTTTATATTTTTCACCTTTTAAAACTTATACTTTCTTTTTACCCTTTAGCATCTCAAATTCATTTTTGGGTAAGTTAATTCAAGGCTAACCCATCGTTAACCACACCAGCAATACGTATACACATATCAAAAGAGTTAAACTAATGTTTGGGGGCAACCTTTCATATTTTCCACCTATGACCTACACTTTTTTTTCACTCTTTGAGACCTCAAACACAAATTGTggtcacaaattcttatttacaacgggtgtacaataaataatgtacaccggagtaaaagttaactcaaaatgcttaa
This sequence is a window from Spinacia oleracea cultivar Varoflay chromosome 1, BTI_SOV_V1, whole genome shotgun sequence. Protein-coding genes within it:
- the LOC110797531 gene encoding uncharacterized protein isoform X1, which codes for MTLNLNRTLQQWRLRFLLPSFISLTSPRSRFIADSLAANSALTHQSVYGVSHPTLLFFQAARSYARGDRKPYDLFGQGAPGSKEFRKAWTSQLDEEDRLWSGSEDEDDSKKKLSPLEKEIRKVKQKAKEHSDRIDADDSDELWSVWSGSDEEKTLWTGSEEDDDDDIPTEPYPNEKSDTYIDKLFEFEETPKYRTLSELLKDEDEPEELSPGKKARKLAVENALKKLKKGPDGRYLNVWEVMSDIDILIGAFENIVSGPEYAELRQGGPKQLNMQFFKDIQAKMRDPNYKFTPELKLKPKSKLVRRKKWQKAQSRRRKDQKR
- the LOC110797531 gene encoding uncharacterized protein isoform X2, producing MTLNLNRTLQQWRLRFLLPSFISLTSPRSRFIADSLAANSALTHQSVYGVSHPTLLFFQARSYARGDRKPYDLFGQGAPGSKEFRKAWTSQLDEEDRLWSGSEDEDDSKKKLSPLEKEIRKVKQKAKEHSDRIDADDSDELWSVWSGSDEEKTLWTGSEEDDDDDIPTEPYPNEKSDTYIDKLFEFEETPKYRTLSELLKDEDEPEELSPGKKARKLAVENALKKLKKGPDGRYLNVWEVMSDIDILIGAFENIVSGPEYAELRQGGPKQLNMQFFKDIQAKMRDPNYKFTPELKLKPKSKLVRRKKWQKAQSRRRKDQKR
- the LOC110797557 gene encoding uncharacterized protein; its protein translation is MKSDQSQSLNMETVVLKVNVDCHGCRRKVKKILKKIEGVYAVHIDAEQQRAVVIGVADSDTLIKKLARSGKHAELWFPKSQQPDLNQELMSLGKTKNKNPVHNQSNNSRRAISVDQLMYLNGGGSFGSDWGFDQDMDMELEEAERPNFYLDPRINGDGNYENDIGSMISMMGIHDHDHDHHHHGYHDHRHQKYDVGGSFDSGRFQRFQNYPAGYGYQQQNPSPLMVENLLGSQFNQNPYGEWLRTNPQSVHAILNNNNKTHDAYARMYNHY